Proteins encoded within one genomic window of Theobroma cacao cultivar B97-61/B2 chromosome 7, Criollo_cocoa_genome_V2, whole genome shotgun sequence:
- the LOC18593399 gene encoding DNA topoisomerase 1, producing MAVEAPAKHVYDFDDDDDDGPVVFKRNNTSSSKQNQLNSEVKKASSQRSDGQSGRQVSDVRSPNGQSSNAPKNKSISSSKSPPVKSPILSPKASTSSTKALPVKSPVVNFKASTSLNDQSKQALKQNMTTAVKEGRSPIKGTTEPNSDDDDDSLPLSARLKGISNQGNKGASTSAPAQSRRLVPKTEVKVSAEDPDDESPLSARFNVKSNTGTSSSRLHDCDEKKPLASKIQQNGSIMKGKQQNSSTLSGKRPLDKGNSSDHSSAKKPKTSDAPTTMKTKQVTVKAEKADEDDDHMPIAQRMKKSTASNSKLSSMKQKTTKVVSSSFKKINKKSKKEMKSSKYIKSTKVPPSSGDGQKKWSTLVHNGVIFPSPYTPHGVKMLYDGRPVDLTPEQEEVATMFAVMKDTDYMSKTQFKKNFWEDWSKLLGKNHTIKDLDRCDFTPIYEWHLQEKEKKKQMSSEEKKALKEEKLKQEEKFMWAIVDGVKEKVGNFRVEPPGLFRGRGEHPKMGKLKRRIRPSDITINIGKDAPIPECPIPGERWKDIKHDNTVTWLAFWNDPINPKEFKYVFLAASSSLKGQSDKEKYEKARMLKDYIKNIRAAYTKDFTTKDVMKRQIAVATYLIDKLALRAGNEKDDDEADTVGCCTLKVGNVECIPPNKLKFDFLGKDSIQYVNTVEVELPVYKAIGQFQTGKSKSDDLFDKLDTSKLNAHLKELMPGLTAKVFRTYNASITLDEMLNKETKDGDVAEKVVVYQRANKEVAIICNHQRSISKSHSAQMSRLTEKITELKGVLKELKIDLDRAKKGKPPLKDADGKQKRNLTPQAIQKKIDQTNAKIEKMERDMQTKEDLKTVALGTSKINYLDPRITVAWCKRHEVPIEKIFNKSLLAKFAWAMDVDPDFRF from the exons ATGGCTGTTGAGGCTCCTGCCAAACATGTTTatgattttgatgatgacGATGATGATGGGCCTGTAGTGTTCAAGAGGAATAATACCTCATCCTCTAAGCAGAATCAGTTAAACTCGGAAGTAAAGAAGGCATCGTCTCAAAGGTCTGACGGGCAATCTGGGAGGCAGGTCTCTGATGTACGATCTCCCAACGGTCAAAGTTCCAATGCCCCAAAGAATAAGTCAATCTCATCTTCTAAGTCACCTCCAGTGAAATCACCTATATTGAGCCCAAAAGCATCAACTTCATCTACGAAGGCCTTACCAGTGAAGTCACCAGTGGTGAATTTTAAGGCATCAACTTCATTAAATGATCAGTCAAAACAAGCATTGAAGCAGAATATGACTACTGCTGTCAAGGAAGGGAGAAGTCCAATTAAAGGTACCACTGAACCAAacagtgatgatgatgatgattcaTTACCTCTGAGTGCCAGGCTTAAGGGGATCTCAAACCAGGGCAACAAAGGGGCTAGCACTTCTGCTCCTGCCCAGTCACGGCGATTGGTACCAAAGACTGAGGTGAAAGTGTCTGCCGAAGATCCTGATGATGAATCTCCTTTGTCGGCGAGGTTTAACGTGAAGTCCAATACTGGGACATCAAGTAGTAGGCTCCATGACTGTGATGAGAAGAAACCTCTGGCTTCTAAAATTCAGCAGAATGGTTCCATCATGAAGGGCAAGCAGCAAAATTCTTCTACGCTGTCGGGTAAGAGACCTCTTGATAAGGGCAATTCCTCAGATCACTCTTCTGCTAAAAAGCCAAAGACTTCAGATGCACCTACAACAATGAAAACCAAGCAAGTAACAGTGAAAGCAGAAAAGgctgatgaagatgatgatcATATGCCAATTGCCCAGCGAATGAAAAAGTCAACTGCATCGAACAGTAAATTGTCGTCTATGAAGCAAAAAACGACCAAGGTtgtatcttcttcatttaaaaagataaataaaaagtcgaagaaagagatgaaaagcTCTAAATATATTAAGTCAACGAAGGTGCCACCTAGTTCCGGTGATGGGCAGAAAAAGTGGAGTACCTTGGTTCACAATGGTGTCATTTTTCCATCTCCGTATACGCCTCATGGGGTTAAGATGCTGTATGATGGGCGGCCAGTTGATTTGACTCCTGAACAAGAGGag GTTGCAACAATGTTTGCAGTGATGAAAGATACAGATTACATGAGTAAAACACAGTTCAAGAAGAATTTCTGGGAGGATTGGAGTAAGTTACTGGGGAAAAACCATACAATTAAGGACTTGGACAGATGTGATTTCACTCCAATATATGAATGGCATTTGcaggagaaagagaagaagaaacagatGAGTTCTGAA GAGAAGAAGGCTTTGAAAGAAGAGAAGTTGAAGCAGGAGGAAAAGTTTATGTGGGCGATTGTTGATGGCGTCAAGGAAAAG GTAGGAAATTTCAGAGTTGAACCACCTGGGCTTTTCCGAGGTCGGGGGGAGCATCCAAAG ATGGGAAAGTTGAAAAGACGTATTCGTCCAAGTGACATTACCATTAATATTGGAAAAGATGCCCCAATTCCGGAATGTCCAATCCCTGGTGAAAG ATGGAAAGATATTAAACATGACAATACTGTGACATGGTTAGCTTTCTGGAATGATCCCATTAATccaaaagaattcaaataCGTATTTTTGGCCGCTAGTAGTTCTTTGAAGGGGCAAAGTGACAAGGAAAAATATGAGAAAGCAAGGATGCTGAAG GATTATATCAAGAACATCAGAGCTGCATATACCAAGGATTTTACAACTAAAGATGTCATGAAGCGGCAAATAGCAGTTGCTACCTATCTTATTGATAAATTAGCTCTTAGGGCGGGTAATGAGAAG GATGATGATGAAGCTGATACTGTTGGTTGCTGCACACTTAAAGTAGGGAATGTGGAATGTATTCCTCCAAATAAATTGAAG TTTGACTTCCTTGGTAAAGATTCAATTCAATATGTGAACACGGTTGAGGTTGAGCTTCCCGTATACAAGGCCATTGGACAGTTTCAAACTG GGAAAAGCAAAagtgatgatctttttgaCAAGCTTGATACTAGTAAACTAAATGCTCATTTGAAGGAACTCATGCCTGGGCTTACAGCAAAAGTCTTCCGTACCTATAATGCTTCTATTACATTGGATGAGATG TTGAATAAAGAAACCAAAGATGGGGATGTGGCAGAAAAAGTAGTGGTTTATCAGCGTGCAAACAAAGAG GTTGCAATCATTTGTAATCATCAGCGTAgtatttcaaaatctcataGTGCACAAATGTCAAGGTTGACTGAGAAAATAACAGAACTCAAG GGTGTTCTAAAGGAGctaaaaattgatttggacAGGGCTAAGAAAGGGAAGCCCCCATTGAAGGATGCTGATGGGAAGCAGAAGAGGAACTTGACCCCACAAGC GATACAGAAAAAGATAGATCAAACAAATGCGAAGATTGAGAAGATGGAACGGGACATGCAGACTAAAGAGGATCTAAAAACCGTGGCATTGGGCACGTCCAAAATCAATTACCTTGACCCTAGGATTACAGTTGCATGGTGCAAGCGGCATGAAGTTCCCATTGAGAAG ATATTCAACAAGTCTCTTCTGGCAAAGTTTGCTTGGGCAATGGATGTGGATCCTGATTTCAGATTCTGA
- the LOC18593397 gene encoding probable long-chain-alcohol O-fatty-acyltransferase 5, whose translation MEGELKNFISVIIMGFISMYYCYYIAAKIPQGLPRLISLLPVITLFSVLPLNIHSFHIGTPVVFILAWITNFKLLLLAFEQGPLSPPPPGAHLFILTACSPFRIKQSQPKTKRTTGPNVVSEAANKAALLALLFHCYNYRQCFPRQVLLILYFFHTYLTIQLFLALAAIPALILLGVELEPQFNAPLLATSLQDFWGRRWNLRVSDTLRPTVYSPIRSVSTRIIGPRWASLPAVFATFLTSGLMHELIYYHITREFPTWEVTWFFVLQGIFVDIEIVLKKKLLFRLHRSVSGPLALANLAVTAGWLSYRQLLRNGVDEKVINEFNAFLEFLKRFSMI comes from the coding sequence ATGGAGGGTGagctcaaaaatttcatcagtGTAATCATTATGGGATTTATATCCATGTACTACTGTTACTACATTGCAGCAAAGATCCCACAGGGCTTGCCAAGGCTCATCTCCCTCCTCCCTGTCATAACTTTGTTCTCTGTCCTCCCCTTGAACATTCACAGCTTCCATATAGGTACTCCCGTAGTGTTTATCCTTGCTTGGATTACCAATTTCAAGCTTCTCTTGCTAGCCTTCGAGCAAGGCCCCTTGTCACCACCTCCTCCTGGAGCTCATCTTTTCATCCTGACAGCTTGTTCCCCATTCAGGATCAAACAATCCCAACCCAAAACCAAGAGGACTACTGGTCCGAATGTTGTATCAGAGGCTGCAAACAAGGCTGCACTTCTAGCATTGCTGTTTCATTGTTATAACTACAGACAATGCTTTCCCAGACAGGTTTTGTTGATCCTTTACTTCTTCCATACTTACCTTACGATACAGTTGTTCCTGGCTTTGGCTGCAATCCCAGCTCTAATCCTCCTCGGTGTAGAGCTCGAGCCACAGTTCAACGCACCTCTCCTGGCCACTTCGTTGCAGGACTTCTGGGGTCGTAGGTGGAACCTGAGGGTCTCTGACACTCTACGTCCAACCGTATACAGCCCTATCCGCAGTGTTTCTACTCGTATAATCGGACCTCGATGGGCCTCGTTACCTGCTGTCTTTGCAACGTTTCTCACTTCGGGTTTGATGCACGAGCTCATTTACTATCACATAACTCGTGAGTTTCCCACCTGGGAAGTAACTTGGTTCTTCGTCCTGCAAGGGATCTTCGTTGATATAGAGATTGTACTGAAGAAGAAGCTCCTGTTTCGACTTCACAGATCGGTTTCAGGACCACTAGCGTTGGCAAATCTGGCAGTGACTGCTGGCTGGTTATCTTACAGACAACTCCTGAGAAATGGGGTAGATGAAAAGGTCATTAATGAATTCAATGCGTTCCTGGAGTTTCTAAAAAGGTTCAGCATGATTTAG
- the LOC18593395 gene encoding probable long-chain-alcohol O-fatty-acyltransferase 5 gives MDGEFQNFIKVWILAITSLCYCYYISARVPKGLPRLLSFLPIIYLLFILPFSLSTVHLCGITAFCLAWLANFKLLLLSFGQGPLSPSPPKLFHFISMACLPIKVKQDPPSQPPQTSSSAIGKTLNSKNSETPCRHQSIQTPQKAFPRTHKRILLFIKAVLLAVVFHLYEYRQHLPKNMVLTLYCCHIYLELEIALALCATPARVLLGFELEPHFNEPYLATSLQDFWGRRWNLMVTRILHLAVYNPIRRISMPALGSKWAPLPAILAAFVVSGLIHELIYYYFTCMHPTWEVTWFFMLHGVCVAMEVAMKKIVTTDRWRLHPAISVPLTVGFVVVTGFWLFFAQIVTYGIDEKLVQESLISLNFVKKILGM, from the coding sequence atggacGGAGAATTCCAGAACTTCATCAAGGTATGGATTCTGGCCATAACATCTCTTTGTTATTGTTACTACATATCAGCCAGAGTCCCCAAGGGTCTCCCAAGGCTGCTATCCTTCCTCCCTATTATCTACCTTCTATTCATCCTCCCTTTCAGCCTCTCCACCGTTCACCTCTGCGGCATCACCGCCTTCTGCCTTGCATGGCTGGCAAATTTCAAGCTCCTCCTCCTCTCCTTTGGTCAAGGCCCTTTGTCCCCATCTCCACCTAaacttttccatttcatttccaTGGCTTGCCTCCCTATAAAAGTCAAGCAAGACCCACCTTCACAGCCACCACAAACGTCATCCTCAGCTATCGGAAAAACTTTGAACAGTAAAAATAGCGAAACCCCATGCCGCCATCAAAGCATTCAAACACCCCAAAAGGCCTTCCCCAGAACTCATAAACGTATTTTATTGTTCATAAAAGCAGTGCTTCTTGCTGTTGTATTTCATTTGTACGAGTACAGGCAACATTTGCCTAAAAATATGGTCCTTACTTTGTATTGTTGCCACATTTATCTTGAACTTGAGATTGCCTTAGCCTTGTGTGCAACCCCGGCCCGAGTCCTTCTGGGGTTCGAACTCGAGCCACATTTCAACGAACCCTACTTAGCGACCTCACTCCAAGACTTTTGGGGCCGCAGATGGAACCTCATGGTCACACGTATCCTACACCTAGCCGTATACAACCCTATACGCCGTATATCTATGCCTGCCCTCGGATCAAAGTGGGCCCCACTACCAGCTATCTTGGCAGCGTTTGTCGTGTCGGGTTTAATACACGAGTTAATCTATTACTATTTCACGTGCATGCATCCAACGTGGGAAGTGACATGGTTTTTTATGCTACACGGTGTTTGTGTGGCTATGGAGGTGGCGATGAAGAAGATCGTCACGACTGACAGGTGGAGGTTGCACCCAGCAATTTCGGTGCCGTTGACGGTGGGGTTCGTGGTGGTGACAggtttttggttgtttttcGCACAAATTGTGACCTATGGCATAGATGAGAAGCTTGTACAAGAAAGTTTAATCTCTTTAAATTTTGTAAAGAAAATATTGGGAATGTGA
- the LOC18593396 gene encoding probable long-chain-alcohol O-fatty-acyltransferase 5 — translation MDVELHNFIKVWTLAITSFCYCFYVSARLVPKGMLRLISLLPIFFLFLILPLNLSSFHLSGPTAFFLAWLASFKLLLFCFDQGPLSPPPPSVFHFISIASLPIKTKRNPIQNKALPPQSSSSGYAKSILLAVKVLLLAVLFHSYNYKQHLHKNLILAMYCVHTYLELEIVLAISAIPARAIFGFEIEPQFNEPYLATSLQDFWGHRWNLMVTSILRPTVYHPIRRISTHIVRPRWISLPAVIAVFVVSGLMHELIYYYITRVYPTWEVTWFFILQGVAVAIEVVAKKVTPVNWKLPPVVSGPLALGFVAVSGFWLFFPQLLRNRVDEKAIGEYFMLVDFIKNHVLPFPSN, via the coding sequence ATGGATGTTGAGCTTCACAACTTCATCAAGGTATGGACCTTGGCCATAACATCTTTCTGCTATTGCTTCTATGTGTCAGCAAGACTGGTCCCCAAGGGCATGCTCAGGCTTATTTCCTTACTACccatcttcttcctcttcctcaTCCTCCCTTTGAACCTCTCATCCTTCCACCTCAGTGGCCCAACAGCtttcttccttgcttggcttGCCAGTTTCAAGCTCCTACTCTTCTGTTTTGACCAAGGCCCTCTCTCACCACCCCCACCTAGTGTTTTCCATTTCATCTCCATAGCTTCCCTCCCCATTAAAACCAAACGAAACCCAATTCAAAACAAAGCTTTACCACCCCAAAGCTCGTCATCTGGTTACGCTAAGTCAATCCTGTTAGCTGTAAAAGTTTTGCTATTGGCTGTCTTATTTCATTCTTACAACTACAAGCAACACTTGCACAAGAATTTAATATTAGCCATGTACTGTGTGCACACCTACCTCGAGCTAGAGATAGTCCTAGCCATAAGTGCAATCCCGGCTCGAGCCATCTTTGGCTTTGAAATAGAGCCACAATTCAATGAGCCCTACCTTGCCACCTCCCTACAAGACTTTTGGGGTCATAGATGGAACCTCATGGTGACTAGTATTCTACGCCCCACCGTGTATCATCCTATACGTCGTATCTCTACTCATATAGTCAGACCAAGGTGGATCTCGTTGCCCGCTGTCATCGCCGTATTCGTCGTGTCTGGTTTGATGCACgagttgatttattattatataactCGCGTGTATCCCACATGGGAGGTGACGTGGTTCTTTATCTTGCAAGGAGTTGCTGTGGCAATAGAGGTGGTGGCGAAGAAGGTGACGCCGGTCAATTGGAAGTTACCTCCGGTGGTTTCCGGGCCGTTGGCTTTGGGATTCGTGGCGGTGTCCGGATTTTGGTTGTTTTTCCCACAACTATTGAGGAATAGAGTGGATGAGAAGGCCATAGGAGAGTACTTCATGTTGGTAGATTTTATAAAGAATCATGTGCTTCCATTTCCATCAAATTAA